ATTCAACCTGAGGCTTGCAAGTCTCCCATGGCTCTTAGATTACGGTTAACTTCTTTGCACCGAATGCCGGGGAAAAGTGCACAATTTCTTTTTGGTTTTTGAAAATGTCAATTTTAAAAcaactgacccttcgcaaagaccccccaaagaggacactgacaacacgtcgacagacaagacagagcaggttacttatgatattaaacaaagtcccagctttcaaaatgtgtaattttttttaagaaatttgaacaataaaaaccCTTTTGTGTCATGACGGATTGCTGTAACGACTCAGATCAAGCGGCTCGTGTACCAAGCAtttcttcctactagttaattcatagcatcaaataaacatgaatgaacatgtgaAGGTTGATTCAGgatgttgtttcaaatgtggaaagatgtcagtacacaacatttttcaagttcaagtccaccgaggttaatcttctaacttctgactgctttgtcggacaaaatggcggattcgccgttatgattggttagatcgcttgtcaatcaaactcctgccAAAGAGTCAATTGAATTCACAGAGAcaccaaaaatgtttaaatatttggtTTCTGATTGGTTTCAGGTTACGTATCATTGGTTTAATGGGTTCACAGTTAAAACCTAGACCAGTGCTTGCCAACCCCGGTCATGAAGTATCTGCCACACAGCATATTTTGAATGCCttcttaatcaaacacacctgactGAACTCATtggctcattagtagagacttctaccctgcgtcccaatgtgcatactatccatcataaatagtatgtgacaaaagtgtAAATGTGTCcaaaagcatagtatgttgaaagaGTATGCCGAAACATCACCGGGTGGTCTACTATTTCTGGTAGATATTTGCAGTGTGGATCCATGTCCACTCTAACGGCTaaaattgcccacaacccattgtgctttggaggaggattcagttcagaagtacaaacaaataaaaagaacAAGCAGCATGGCGGATGTGCATGAGACCGACAGTTAAGCAGACACCCTTAAAAAAGGGTTTGAGTTACTAATAATCAAtatttaatctaaaaaaaaGATGTTGTTTGTGTTATATTTACCATGCaaaacatgaattttaaaaaagacacaaaTAACACAATAGCAAAGCAGAAATGTTTGGTCACTATTAAATGCATCATGCAAAAAACAGACTTGTAGATCAATGAGCTGCTTGTTTTCTCTCTGACATGGTAGGAAGAATTGTTGAGAATGTTAACTGTGACATGATGTTTGATAGGCTGTTTTATGGTGACAGAATGCAGGTAACTACAGGGGACAATTTTAAGACacggtagtatgtcccaaaacttgccgcctgctacacactcaaaataATACTTTTAGGGCATAGTATAAGAGGAGGAATTGGGGAGAGcacaagacctgaaatgggcgTGTCAGATAATAACATCCAAAAAGTGTACTGTTGGGGGTAGTCCAGGACCACGGATGGgaaacactgatgtagaaaataaagaagaaaatTAACACAATCATTACCTTCTTCATCGGTGGAGCTCTCAGAGTTGGTAAATCTATTAAGGTAGTTGGACGAGGACACCGGACTGCAGAAATCAGACAATTGACTACTGGGGTCAAGAGTATGCTCACCAAGTTCCTTTGTTGGAGTTTCCTATTTGGTTGAAAAACAGGGAATCAGGCATAGAAAAAGCCTCTCTTAAAAGCTGTATTTAAAAAGAGTTAAGAATGCAAGGAAAACATCAGACCTGGTCAAAAAGGTAGACTGTGACGTCATCAAAGAACGACACACCACGTCTATTATTTCCATCGCTGCCCTCTTCTGATGTTGTTTTAGCAGTCTGAAGGGATTTGGGTTTCAGCAGGCTTTTGAGGTTGAGGGAACTGCTGTCGTCCGAGATGATAACGGGTACCGGGTGCACAACTTCATCCTCACTGCACTCAGAGCTAGAGCTGTGTAATCGGTAGCCACGCATATCATCATCTGACTCATCACTGTTCTCATCTTCTTCATCAGCATCCATTCCATCCTCAGTGCCATATTCCAGCGAGGATCCATCGAGCTTTCCTAAATACCTCCCCTCCATATCTGGCTCTTTTTTCTTTGTTCCCTCCCCAGCATATGTTCTTGTTAGTTTTGCATGGACCTTGACATCTGTTGAGGGCTGTGTTGAGGTAGCGGATGTTGCTGCATGTTCTGGGGCTGTGTGGGGATGACTTTGGTCATCAACAGTCAATGGTTTATCCTGGCTCCAATCTTCATCAGTGGTGTGAACCAACTCAGGAGTCCTTATAGCCTGTACATCACCATCAGTCGATTCTAAAGTAGGACCTGCAGAATCAGGGGATATCTCGGACACCGACTGCTCCTCAACAGCTTCAGTTCCTTGACTTTCACCTACTTCTCGATTGCTCTGGAGCCAAAATGAAGCATCTCCTGCGCTGCTTCCACTGACCTCATCACTCTTCTTATCTAGCTCCTCATTGTCTGAGAAGTAAGCAGAGTCTCGGTAGTTTCCTCCCAAAGAAACTTCACCAAGTTCTTGTTCTACTCTACCACCATTTACCTGAACATCAGGTACACTGTCCACCTCAGACACAACAATTTCCGGTGGAACCAGTGCTGCAGGCTCCATGGCACTACCCATCTCATTCTCTTCAGGGGAATCCCTCAAGACTGCTTGAGAGTTCCACTCGGGTGACTCTAGGTTCTCAGTTTCATACCCACTGTCAGCGGCTTTGTATGGGGGTTGAAGCTTATTATTAACAGGATTTTCCAATGACTGTCCATGCACCACGTCCCTATGCATGTCCAAAGAATCTAATGAATCTGGCGTTTCAGCCGAATTCTCAATGGTTGGAAGAGTGGATAAGGTGCTATCATCAAGAAGGCTGTCCTGACTTATTTGGTCAAGACAGGAGTCTGAAACCAACAGTGAGGACATGTCCTGAGTTTCATGGTTGTCCAATAAAGTTTCTTGATCTTGATCGATGGCTTCTGAGGGTGGACTATCCTTGGCCGTCTTCTTGTCCAGCTCCATTATATCACTCATTGAGTCACTACTTGTTAGACCTTCAGTGAGGCCACTTTCTGTACACTCACCAACAGGTGAAGTAGTAAAGCTAAGTACAGCTGTGTCGATGATTCCTTTATACTGCCCATTCTCCATTGAGGCTCCAAAGCATTCTTCAAGGCTGGGGGGTTTGGAATCTATGCACATATGTAGTGTATCTGTAGTGGCACTTTCAAGGGACTGATGACTATCAGATGGACTGTCAACAATGACCTCAACGCTCTCAGAGGTAGACTCAGAAGAAGAGTAAATCCCAGATTTTGGGGAATGCAAAGAGCCATTTGTGTCTGGCAGGTGGTTGCTACAGGTTTCTCCTGTTACTAATATATCAAAAGGCACCATTGTTTCTTTTCCTTTCAAAGGCGACAGAAAGTCTTCTAAAATCGGGCTGACTAATTCCAAGAATTCATCCTTAAGCTGCGTAGAATTCACAGATGATTTCAAAGACCCACCTGTAAGGTTTACACTATCTGAGACATCCGTCTCAATAATGGAGCTCATGGTCTCCTGAATATTTTTTGAGTCAGGCTGTGAGAACGCAGACTTGTCCTTCATCAGGCTGTTATCTTTAAGAAACAAGAAGTTTTCAGCCAGTTTCTCTGTGTTAAGAAGCTTCATTACATCTGAAGTGTCCTGATCAGAGATCTCCAGATGAATGGCTTCTGGTCCAACCCCTAAAAAAGACTTTGGAAAACTATTACTTGCCTCTTTACCATTAGCTTCACCATCAGAATCCCTCTTCGGTAGATTCATCTCTGGGAGCTCCATGAAACCTTCCCTGAATGAATGAGTATCTTCCAGTTTTACATCACTCTCACTGAAAATGTTAGTATGGTAAGGGCTCTCATGTTCACTTGAGGACCATATGTGGCTGTCCTGAAGGTAAGAGTCTTTTGAGTCAATGCTCTGATGGAAGAAATCAGCATCTGTACTGGATTCATCCAATCGGACATCCTGCAAAACTACATATTGATGCTGCTCTGAACCATTGGTACCTTCAGCACCCTCACTTTCTCCCATCCCAATTTCACTCTCATCTAGCTCCTCCAACTTAATAAAATAGTCATTTCCAGAGGATGCTTTGTGTGCATCAAAAACTGGCAAGGTTTCCGGGACTCTGCCATCTTCTGCTTGCGCTACAGTGTCAGGGAAATGAGCCTGAATATCTTGCCTTGGCACTGGAAAGAACATACTGTGATAATTCAAAGTAGTGTCCAAGGCAGAACGATTGTGGCTGTCATAGTGGTCATGCTTGGCTGCCTCCCACACATATTCAAAACTTAGTCCACGACTCGTTTCAGTGACAGTGAGCACCTCGTCTGGTTCTCGGCCGTCATCAAACTGCTCCAGGATGGGGAAGGAGGAATGACTGACGGTGGCCTGACGAGTGGTAGGATTGGGTTTGAGAGAGCTCCAGCGCTGCTCGAAGTCATCCTCCACATCTTTCTGACCCTGCATACGGAGGTAAGTGAGCAGGCGGTGGACCTCTTCAGCAGTGGCTCTCTTGTCTGCAGGCAGCCAACAAAACTGTAGAACTTCAAACCTGTAGACCAAAGCATAGAGTTAAGAAGTTTCAAGAGAGAAACTGATCTTGTTTATAAAAATAGAAGCATCTGTGAAGGACTAACCATCTTTCTGAGTACGGTAagtccagttgtggcttgaGAAGTCTGACTTGTTGATCCTTGAGCACATGGTGGAGCACTTCTCTATCTGACAAGTGAGGATACGGCTGCTTTCCACTTTCAAACAGCTCCCATAATGTCACACCCAATGCCCTGAAAACACAAAAATCTTATGAACATGTCATGTTACTATTCAATTATATTACCTATAATTCTACATTACATCTATAGCATATTAACAACAAAACTGTTTATTACAATCTAGGTCATTCATTAATATAACTCAAATCAACTttccaaaaaataaacaaagacactAGAAATCCATCATGCATATTCAACTTTAATATAGAAGA
The window above is part of the Chanodichthys erythropterus isolate Z2021 chromosome 3, ASM2448905v1, whole genome shotgun sequence genome. Proteins encoded here:
- the lmtk2 gene encoding serine/threonine-protein kinase LMTK2 isoform X1, with translation MEALRAGVCLLGFATLSQAAPVSNTHAAEAAGYVDFSLTIPLLLSLAVLVALVVLLLNCASCCKEQEINFKEFDDHFEDEVDFTPPAEDTPSMQSPAEVYTLAVPPVPLPGPPHLQLPRMSDVSSGPHVARHSLSYIQEIGNGWFGKVLLSEIYVDPAVARAVVKELKANASSKEQNEFLQQGDPYRVLQHPNILQCLGQCVEAIPFLLIFEYCELGDLKSYVSQHEWLYRNGELLQLQKMACEIAAGVTHMHKHNFLHSDLALRNCYLTTDLTVKVGDYGIGPTSFKEDYITTEDDQCVALRWLAPELIGELHGGLITSEQTKPSNVWALGVTLWELFESGKQPYPHLSDREVLHHVLKDQQVRLLKPQLDLPYSERWFEVLQFCWLPADKRATAEEVHRLLTYLRMQGQKDVEDDFEQRWSSLKPNPTTRQATVSHSSFPILEQFDDGREPDEVLTVTETSRGLSFEYVWEAAKHDHYDSHNRSALDTTLNYHSMFFPVPRQDIQAHFPDTVAQAEDGRVPETLPVFDAHKASSGNDYFIKLEELDESEIGMGESEGAEGTNGSEQHQYVVLQDVRLDESSTDADFFHQSIDSKDSYLQDSHIWSSSEHESPYHTNIFSESDVKLEDTHSFREGFMELPEMNLPKRDSDGEANGKEASNSFPKSFLGVGPEAIHLEISDQDTSDVMKLLNTEKLAENFLFLKDNSLMKDKSAFSQPDSKNIQETMSSIIETDVSDSVNLTGGSLKSSVNSTQLKDEFLELVSPILEDFLSPLKGKETMVPFDILVTGETCSNHLPDTNGSLHSPKSGIYSSSESTSESVEVIVDSPSDSHQSLESATTDTLHMCIDSKPPSLEECFGASMENGQYKGIIDTAVLSFTTSPVGECTESGLTEGLTSSDSMSDIMELDKKTAKDSPPSEAIDQDQETLLDNHETQDMSSLLVSDSCLDQISQDSLLDDSTLSTLPTIENSAETPDSLDSLDMHRDVVHGQSLENPVNNKLQPPYKAADSGYETENLESPEWNSQAVLRDSPEENEMGSAMEPAALVPPEIVVSEVDSVPDVQVNGGRVEQELGEVSLGGNYRDSAYFSDNEELDKKSDEVSGSSAGDASFWLQSNREVGESQGTEAVEEQSVSEISPDSAGPTLESTDGDVQAIRTPELVHTTDEDWSQDKPLTVDDQSHPHTAPEHAATSATSTQPSTDVKVHAKLTRTYAGEGTKKKEPDMEGRYLGKLDGSSLEYGTEDGMDADEEDENSDESDDDMRGYRLHSSSSECSEDEVVHPVPVIISDDSSSLNLKSLLKPKSLQTAKTTSEEGSDGNNRRGVSFFDDVTVYLFDQETPTKELGEHTLDPSSQLSDFCSPVSSSNYLNRFTNSESSTDEEGGAFEWDDDFPSPEPNFLSKAASDHSASRSSGTSAASKYLSPPPANRTLEQSWNSPSNYSRFSISPASIASFSLTHLTDSDIEQGGSGEDGEKD
- the lmtk2 gene encoding serine/threonine-protein kinase LMTK2 isoform X2 — its product is MEALRAGVCLLGFATLSQAAPVSNTHAEAAGYVDFSLTIPLLLSLAVLVALVVLLLNCASCCKEQEINFKEFDDHFEDEVDFTPPAEDTPSMQSPAEVYTLAVPPVPLPGPPHLQLPRMSDVSSGPHVARHSLSYIQEIGNGWFGKVLLSEIYVDPAVARAVVKELKANASSKEQNEFLQQGDPYRVLQHPNILQCLGQCVEAIPFLLIFEYCELGDLKSYVSQHEWLYRNGELLQLQKMACEIAAGVTHMHKHNFLHSDLALRNCYLTTDLTVKVGDYGIGPTSFKEDYITTEDDQCVALRWLAPELIGELHGGLITSEQTKPSNVWALGVTLWELFESGKQPYPHLSDREVLHHVLKDQQVRLLKPQLDLPYSERWFEVLQFCWLPADKRATAEEVHRLLTYLRMQGQKDVEDDFEQRWSSLKPNPTTRQATVSHSSFPILEQFDDGREPDEVLTVTETSRGLSFEYVWEAAKHDHYDSHNRSALDTTLNYHSMFFPVPRQDIQAHFPDTVAQAEDGRVPETLPVFDAHKASSGNDYFIKLEELDESEIGMGESEGAEGTNGSEQHQYVVLQDVRLDESSTDADFFHQSIDSKDSYLQDSHIWSSSEHESPYHTNIFSESDVKLEDTHSFREGFMELPEMNLPKRDSDGEANGKEASNSFPKSFLGVGPEAIHLEISDQDTSDVMKLLNTEKLAENFLFLKDNSLMKDKSAFSQPDSKNIQETMSSIIETDVSDSVNLTGGSLKSSVNSTQLKDEFLELVSPILEDFLSPLKGKETMVPFDILVTGETCSNHLPDTNGSLHSPKSGIYSSSESTSESVEVIVDSPSDSHQSLESATTDTLHMCIDSKPPSLEECFGASMENGQYKGIIDTAVLSFTTSPVGECTESGLTEGLTSSDSMSDIMELDKKTAKDSPPSEAIDQDQETLLDNHETQDMSSLLVSDSCLDQISQDSLLDDSTLSTLPTIENSAETPDSLDSLDMHRDVVHGQSLENPVNNKLQPPYKAADSGYETENLESPEWNSQAVLRDSPEENEMGSAMEPAALVPPEIVVSEVDSVPDVQVNGGRVEQELGEVSLGGNYRDSAYFSDNEELDKKSDEVSGSSAGDASFWLQSNREVGESQGTEAVEEQSVSEISPDSAGPTLESTDGDVQAIRTPELVHTTDEDWSQDKPLTVDDQSHPHTAPEHAATSATSTQPSTDVKVHAKLTRTYAGEGTKKKEPDMEGRYLGKLDGSSLEYGTEDGMDADEEDENSDESDDDMRGYRLHSSSSECSEDEVVHPVPVIISDDSSSLNLKSLLKPKSLQTAKTTSEEGSDGNNRRGVSFFDDVTVYLFDQETPTKELGEHTLDPSSQLSDFCSPVSSSNYLNRFTNSESSTDEEGGAFEWDDDFPSPEPNFLSKAASDHSASRSSGTSAASKYLSPPPANRTLEQSWNSPSNYSRFSISPASIASFSLTHLTDSDIEQGGSGEDGEKD